From Halostella salina, one genomic window encodes:
- a CDS encoding AAA family ATPase: MSDGDGFGDVTEDELRAAFEATDYVADDDIVTTVLLSLRLGRPLLVEGEPGAGKTELAKVLAEGFGTDLVRLQCYEGLAAENALYEWNYTKQLLAVQADEGGVDDPDASVFSEEYLLERPLLTALSSEGDRPPVLLIDEVDRADEEFEALLLEVLSDFQVSVPELGTVRAETPPVVVITSNRTRGLSDALKRRCLFLHVEPPSFEKERAIVERKVPELDGAVAAELCAVTERLREEPFRKQPGVAETLDWARAVADLRRNGDDEPLTTAEIEHTIGCLLKEVEDVERVDETLLETLVEAAREARADG, translated from the coding sequence GTGAGCGACGGCGACGGCTTCGGCGACGTGACCGAGGACGAACTCCGGGCTGCGTTCGAGGCGACGGACTACGTCGCCGACGACGACATCGTGACCACGGTCCTGCTCTCGCTCCGGCTCGGCCGCCCGCTGCTCGTCGAGGGCGAACCGGGGGCCGGCAAGACCGAGCTCGCGAAGGTGCTGGCCGAGGGCTTCGGCACCGACCTCGTCAGGCTCCAGTGTTACGAGGGGCTGGCGGCCGAGAACGCGCTGTACGAGTGGAACTACACCAAGCAACTGCTCGCGGTCCAGGCCGACGAGGGCGGCGTCGACGACCCCGACGCGTCGGTGTTCTCCGAGGAGTACCTGCTGGAACGGCCGCTGCTGACGGCGCTGTCGAGCGAGGGTGACCGGCCGCCGGTGTTGCTCATCGACGAGGTGGACCGGGCCGACGAGGAGTTCGAGGCGCTCCTGCTGGAGGTGCTGTCGGACTTCCAGGTGTCGGTGCCGGAGCTCGGGACGGTCCGTGCGGAGACGCCGCCGGTCGTGGTCATCACCTCGAACCGGACGCGCGGGCTGAGCGACGCGCTGAAGCGCCGGTGTCTGTTCCTCCACGTCGAGCCGCCGAGCTTCGAGAAGGAGCGAGCGATCGTCGAGCGGAAGGTACCCGAACTGGACGGCGCGGTCGCCGCGGAGCTGTGTGCGGTCACCGAGCGGCTGCGCGAGGAGCCGTTCCGCAAGCAGCCCGGCGTCGCGGAGACGCTGGACTGGGCGCGCGCCGTCGCGGACCTGCGGCGGAACGGCGACGACGAGCCGCTCACGACGGCCGAGATCGAACACACCATCGGCTGTCTGCTGAAGGAGGTCGAGGACGTGGAACGAGTCGACGAAACGCTGCTGGAGACGCTCGTCGAGGCCGCCCGCGAGGCGCGGGCGGACGGCTGA
- a CDS encoding FAD binding domain-containing protein — protein sequence MYPGEFDYLRAESVEDALDLLDEHPDAEVLAGGHSLLPTMKSGLADPDVVVDIGHIDAMQGIDHNGDTTSVGALTTYAEIDDTDELWDGATALAEAASEIGDTQVRNRGTIGGNLAHADPASDLPGAAIASDLTLVAEGRDGERRIDADDFFVAMYMTDLAEDELLTRVEVPRVDGSAGGAYVKKPSPSSGYALIGVAARLQVDDGTVTDARVGANGAMDHGVRLDPVEDAIEGEQLGEDAIAAAAERVADDLDTSMMMDDLQASGEYRAHLLEVYTERALGRAAERAGAIVPA from the coding sequence ATGTACCCCGGCGAGTTCGACTACCTGCGCGCCGAGAGCGTCGAGGACGCGCTCGACCTGCTCGACGAACACCCGGACGCGGAGGTGCTGGCCGGCGGCCACAGCCTGCTCCCGACAATGAAAAGCGGGCTGGCGGACCCCGACGTCGTCGTGGACATTGGCCACATCGACGCGATGCAGGGGATCGACCACAACGGCGACACGACCAGCGTCGGCGCGCTGACGACCTACGCCGAGATCGACGACACGGACGAGCTGTGGGACGGCGCGACGGCGCTCGCCGAGGCCGCGAGCGAGATCGGCGACACGCAGGTGCGCAACCGCGGCACCATCGGCGGCAACCTCGCACACGCCGACCCGGCGTCGGACCTGCCGGGCGCGGCCATCGCCAGCGACCTCACGCTCGTCGCGGAGGGCCGGGACGGGGAGCGTCGGATCGACGCCGACGACTTCTTCGTCGCGATGTACATGACCGACCTCGCTGAGGACGAACTCCTCACGCGGGTCGAGGTGCCCCGCGTCGACGGCTCGGCGGGCGGCGCGTACGTGAAAAAACCCAGCCCGTCCTCCGGCTACGCGCTGATCGGCGTCGCCGCCAGACTGCAGGTCGACGACGGGACGGTCACGGACGCCCGCGTCGGCGCGAACGGCGCGATGGACCACGGCGTCCGCTTAGACCCCGTCGAGGACGCCATCGAGGGCGAGCAGCTGGGCGAGGACGCCATCGCGGCGGCGGCCGAGCGCGTGGCCGACGACCTCGACACCTCGATGATGATGGACGACCTGCAGGCGTCCGGGGAGTACCGCGCCCACCTGCTCGAAGTGTACACCGAGCGGGCGCTGGGCCGGGCGGCCGAACGCGCCGGGGCCATCGTGCCGGCGTGA
- a CDS encoding xanthine dehydrogenase family protein molybdopterin-binding subunit: protein MSVESVDPDDVDAADILGSAIERREDPALLTGDAEYTDDIQLPGMTHMAVKRSQHAHAKIEGVDTSAAEAMDDVIAVFTAEDVDVPGNLPVGWLLDSLRQVDHPMLAGERVRYQGDATAIVIAEERYAAHDAVDAIDVEYDRLDAATSPNEALNGAPDLHEDAPGNTAFEWEIGDAERTAEAFEEASHTASVDLENQLLIPNAMEPRGAVADYNPSTEELEVAMTTQNPHLHRLLMSGVIDHPEHKLQIRAPDVGGGFGSKIHHYADEALAAWAAKQVERPVKWIATRSETYLTDAQGRGHESHGEIAMDDDGNIVGLQVETEANLGAYLSTFAPAVPTYLYGTLLSGQYDIPAIHCEVTGAFTNVPPVDAYRGAGRPEASYLVERLIHLGAKEMEMDPVEFRRQNFVPDDAFPYQTQVAVVYDSGEYEKTLDRALEMVDYDSFRERQERAREEGKYLGIGFSAYIEACGLAPSELAGQLGAQAGLWESSLVRFHPSGTVTAFCGTSGHGQGHDTTYAQIVANELGIDYEDVDVVEGDTDEIPHGMGTYGSRSAAVGGSSLVKSSQKVVEKAKSIAAHQLEATEDDIEFENGEFHISGAPDRSLHIKEVAQQAYLAHDMPAETEPGLEATSFYDPDNFVFPFGMHAAVVEVNPDTGEIEFEQYVAVDDVGNQINPKIVEGQIHGGVAQGIGQALYEAAEYDENGQLLTGSMQDYAVPKAEHIPEMETDSTVTPSPHNPLGVKGVGEAGTIAAPQAVVNAVVDALEPFDVDHIDMPLKDEKVWRAMRENGGGA from the coding sequence ATGAGCGTCGAATCCGTCGACCCGGACGACGTCGACGCCGCGGACATCCTCGGCTCGGCCATCGAGCGCCGGGAGGACCCCGCCCTGCTCACCGGCGATGCCGAGTACACAGACGACATCCAGCTCCCGGGGATGACCCACATGGCGGTCAAGCGGAGCCAGCACGCCCACGCGAAGATCGAGGGCGTCGACACCAGCGCCGCCGAGGCGATGGACGACGTGATCGCCGTGTTCACCGCCGAGGACGTCGACGTGCCGGGGAACCTCCCGGTGGGGTGGCTGCTGGACTCGCTCCGGCAGGTCGACCACCCGATGCTCGCCGGCGAGCGCGTCCGGTACCAAGGCGACGCGACGGCCATCGTGATCGCGGAGGAGCGGTACGCCGCCCACGACGCCGTCGACGCTATCGACGTCGAGTACGACCGCCTCGACGCCGCGACCAGCCCGAACGAGGCGTTGAACGGCGCGCCCGACCTCCACGAGGACGCGCCGGGCAACACCGCCTTCGAGTGGGAGATCGGCGACGCCGAGCGGACCGCGGAGGCGTTCGAGGAGGCAAGCCACACCGCGAGCGTCGACCTGGAGAACCAGCTGCTGATCCCCAACGCGATGGAGCCGCGCGGCGCGGTCGCGGACTACAACCCCTCGACAGAGGAGCTGGAGGTGGCGATGACGACGCAGAACCCGCATCTCCACCGCCTGCTCATGTCGGGTGTCATCGACCACCCGGAACACAAGCTCCAGATCCGCGCCCCCGACGTGGGCGGCGGCTTCGGGAGCAAGATCCACCACTACGCCGACGAGGCGCTGGCCGCGTGGGCGGCAAAGCAGGTCGAGCGCCCGGTGAAGTGGATCGCCACGCGCTCGGAGACGTATCTGACCGACGCGCAGGGCCGGGGCCACGAGAGCCACGGCGAGATCGCGATGGACGACGACGGCAACATCGTCGGCCTGCAGGTCGAGACCGAGGCGAACCTCGGCGCGTACCTCTCGACCTTCGCCCCCGCCGTCCCGACCTACCTCTACGGCACGCTGCTCTCGGGGCAGTACGACATCCCTGCGATCCACTGTGAGGTGACCGGGGCGTTCACGAACGTCCCGCCGGTCGACGCCTACCGCGGTGCCGGCCGCCCGGAGGCGTCGTACCTCGTCGAGCGCCTGATCCACCTCGGCGCGAAGGAGATGGAGATGGACCCCGTCGAGTTCCGGCGGCAGAACTTCGTGCCAGACGACGCGTTCCCGTACCAGACGCAGGTCGCGGTCGTCTACGACAGCGGCGAGTACGAGAAGACGCTCGACCGGGCGCTGGAGATGGTCGACTACGACTCGTTCCGCGAGCGCCAGGAGCGGGCGCGCGAGGAGGGCAAATACCTCGGGATCGGCTTCTCGGCGTACATCGAGGCCTGCGGCCTCGCGCCGTCGGAGCTGGCCGGGCAGCTCGGCGCGCAGGCCGGGCTCTGGGAGTCCTCGCTCGTCCGATTCCACCCGTCGGGGACGGTGACCGCGTTCTGTGGCACGTCCGGCCACGGGCAGGGCCACGACACCACCTACGCCCAGATCGTCGCCAACGAACTCGGCATCGACTACGAGGACGTGGACGTGGTCGAGGGCGACACCGACGAGATCCCGCATGGGATGGGCACCTACGGCTCGCGGTCGGCCGCAGTCGGCGGGAGTTCGCTCGTCAAGAGCTCCCAGAAGGTCGTCGAGAAGGCGAAATCGATCGCGGCCCACCAGTTAGAGGCCACCGAGGACGACATCGAGTTCGAGAACGGCGAGTTCCACATCTCGGGGGCACCGGACCGGTCGCTCCACATCAAGGAGGTCGCACAGCAGGCGTACCTCGCCCACGACATGCCCGCGGAGACGGAGCCGGGGCTGGAGGCGACGAGCTTCTACGACCCGGACAACTTCGTGTTCCCCTTCGGCATGCACGCCGCCGTCGTCGAGGTCAACCCCGACACCGGCGAGATCGAGTTCGAACAGTACGTCGCCGTCGACGACGTGGGCAACCAGATCAACCCCAAGATCGTCGAGGGGCAGATCCACGGCGGCGTCGCCCAGGGCATCGGGCAGGCGCTCTACGAGGCCGCCGAGTACGACGAGAACGGCCAGCTGCTGACGGGGTCGATGCAGGACTACGCCGTGCCGAAGGCCGAGCACATCCCCGAGATGGAGACCGACTCGACGGTGACGCCCTCGCCGCACAACCCGCTCGGCGTCAAGGGCGTCGGCGAGGCCGGCACGATCGCCGCGCCGCAGGCCGTCGTCAACGCGGTCGTCGACGCGCTGGAGCCGTTCGACGTGGACCACATCGACATGCCGCTGAAGGACGAGAAGGTCTGGCGCGCGATGCGGGAGAACGGGGGTGGTGCGTGA
- a CDS encoding (2Fe-2S)-binding protein has product MAEHDITLTVNGTEHELTVESRELLVHALRDQLGYTGLNVGCESTMCGACTVHLGGDAVKSCTVLAAQADGGEITTVEGLADDGEFHPIQEGFQEEHGLQCGYCTPGMMMTATQLLDENPDPDDEEIREALEGNLCRCTGYQNIVNAVENAAEKMGGAAAQGDD; this is encoded by the coding sequence ATGGCAGAACACGACATTACGCTCACGGTAAACGGGACGGAACACGAACTGACAGTCGAATCACGGGAGTTGCTGGTCCACGCGTTGCGGGACCAGCTCGGGTACACCGGGCTCAACGTGGGGTGCGAGAGCACCATGTGCGGGGCCTGTACGGTCCACCTCGGCGGGGACGCCGTCAAGTCCTGCACCGTGCTCGCGGCACAGGCCGACGGCGGGGAGATCACCACGGTCGAGGGGCTCGCCGACGACGGCGAGTTCCACCCGATTCAGGAGGGGTTCCAGGAGGAACACGGCCTGCAGTGTGGCTACTGCACGCCGGGGATGATGATGACCGCCACGCAGTTGCTGGACGAGAACCCCGACCCCGACGACGAGGAGATCCGCGAGGCGCTGGAGGGGAACCTCTGTCGCTGCACCGGCTACCAGAACATCGTCAACGCGGTCGAGAACGCCGCGGAGAAGATGGGCGGGGCGGCCGCCCAGGGGGACGACTGA
- a CDS encoding CoxG family protein translates to MEFDGTFTIEDVSTEEVWLALSDPVLIKQSLPGCQFLTRVEDPDDVDFDALGEADAEDDPPTLPEADPEDISERAFVEGGHYAALMQLGVGSVKPSFRTVITIDEREFPSMNASGEGSASDSSFEMSSGMTLVDTDEGVDIEWEAEADVFGKVAQMGQRVINPVANRVVNRFFGSVEDRLTEVAEEDDSEGLRDRVRNLL, encoded by the coding sequence GTGGAGTTCGACGGGACGTTCACTATCGAGGACGTGTCGACGGAGGAGGTGTGGCTCGCGCTGTCGGACCCGGTCCTGATCAAGCAGTCGTTGCCGGGCTGTCAGTTCCTGACGCGGGTCGAGGACCCGGACGACGTGGACTTCGACGCGCTCGGGGAGGCCGACGCCGAGGACGACCCGCCGACGCTGCCGGAGGCCGATCCGGAGGACATCTCGGAACGGGCGTTCGTCGAGGGCGGCCACTACGCGGCGCTGATGCAGCTCGGCGTCGGCAGCGTCAAGCCGAGCTTCCGGACGGTGATCACCATCGACGAGCGGGAGTTCCCGTCGATGAACGCCTCGGGCGAGGGCAGCGCGAGCGACTCCTCGTTCGAGATGTCCTCGGGCATGACCCTGGTCGACACCGACGAGGGCGTCGACATCGAGTGGGAGGCCGAGGCCGACGTGTTCGGCAAGGTCGCACAGATGGGACAGCGCGTCATCAACCCGGTCGCGAACCGGGTCGTCAACCGGTTCTTCGGCAGCGTCGAGGACCGGCTGACGGAAGTCGCCGAGGAGGACGACTCCGAGGGGCTTCGCGACCGCGTCCGAAACCTGCTGTAG
- a CDS encoding metallophosphoesterase: MSTESQGDSTRYYFISDLHIGGDETLQEVEFMDELLAFLRELEASDEDAELIVNGDAFGLWEFTELEGMAKFDALLERYPELFEQLRKTGERIPITFIPGNHDYELACHAEYVDRLAEYNVTLEQEVVITREVADREIWIEHGQQRDPNNESPDFGNPYANPPGYYVNRHITSRAGRLSKRGKFNWLKDIQSVTPTTQIPDWLVSQYFYREMSPLLRYAAVPFLLLFQVSVLYLLAVVLDAVGVWSLPDAVVTFVLTRLSVVGTLIDFVLVVNAVVIAVLAILAVPLFFLVRDVRRTLDRFGLIGGDDPEDTNDRYLDAAQGVFDAHPEVAVFVYGHTHRASVTEVDDRVVVNTGTWLRRLHRKPVVLGLIPHVFYPSYRLNYVCISEADGSVVVEYEVIPKPDPADLTLLERLLARRGRVNQSIPERTSVDGERPTVYQSERSDDDVAVSGENADG; encoded by the coding sequence ATGAGCACGGAGTCACAGGGGGATTCGACGCGGTACTACTTCATCAGCGACCTGCACATCGGCGGCGACGAGACTCTGCAGGAAGTCGAGTTCATGGACGAACTCCTCGCCTTCCTCCGGGAGTTGGAGGCGAGCGACGAGGACGCCGAACTCATCGTCAACGGCGACGCGTTCGGGCTCTGGGAGTTCACCGAACTGGAGGGGATGGCCAAGTTCGACGCGCTCCTCGAACGCTATCCGGAACTGTTCGAACAGCTCCGGAAGACCGGCGAGCGCATCCCGATCACGTTCATCCCCGGGAACCACGACTACGAACTCGCGTGTCACGCCGAGTACGTCGACCGCCTCGCCGAGTACAACGTCACCCTCGAACAGGAGGTCGTAATCACCCGCGAAGTCGCCGACCGCGAGATCTGGATCGAGCACGGCCAGCAGCGCGACCCGAACAACGAGAGTCCCGACTTCGGCAACCCGTACGCGAACCCGCCGGGGTACTACGTGAACCGCCACATCACGAGCAGAGCCGGCCGGCTCTCGAAGCGCGGGAAGTTCAACTGGCTGAAGGACATCCAGTCGGTGACGCCGACGACGCAGATCCCCGACTGGCTGGTCTCCCAGTACTTCTACCGGGAAATGAGTCCCCTGCTGCGGTACGCCGCGGTGCCGTTCCTCCTGCTCTTTCAGGTGAGCGTGCTCTATCTCCTCGCGGTGGTGCTCGACGCCGTCGGCGTCTGGTCGCTGCCGGACGCGGTCGTGACGTTCGTGCTCACTCGCCTGAGCGTCGTCGGTACGCTCATCGACTTCGTGCTCGTCGTGAACGCCGTCGTCATTGCCGTTCTCGCCATCCTCGCGGTGCCGCTCTTTTTCCTCGTCCGGGACGTGCGGAGGACGCTCGACCGGTTCGGCCTGATCGGCGGCGACGACCCGGAGGACACCAACGACAGGTACCTCGACGCCGCCCAGGGGGTGTTCGACGCGCACCCCGAGGTCGCCGTGTTCGTCTACGGGCACACCCACCGCGCATCTGTCACCGAGGTCGATGACCGCGTCGTCGTGAACACGGGGACGTGGCTGCGACGGCTCCACCGAAAGCCGGTGGTGCTCGGGCTGATCCCGCACGTGTTCTACCCCTCGTACCGCCTGAACTACGTGTGCATCTCCGAGGCGGACGGGTCGGTCGTCGTCGAGTACGAGGTCATCCCGAAGCCGGACCCGGCGGACCTGACGCTGCTGGAGCGACTGCTCGCTCGACGGGGACGGGTCAACCAGTCGATCCCGGAGCGGACGAGCGTCGACGGCGAACGGCCGACGGTGTACCAGTCCGAGCGCTCCGACGACGACGTGGCCGTGAGCGGGGAGAACGCGGACGGCTGA
- a CDS encoding DUF2270 domain-containing protein: protein MGDSNDDTFDPTTPEQREIGREMVDESTGLGSVMAHAYRGELGRVDTWRQRLDQTTTWAVTVMAAILTWAFASPDNPHYILLIGIVVVTVFLGIEARRYRDYDVFRARARMLQENLIATALDPSRDVERADWRVELSQDYREPTVKVSMQEALANRLRRVYLALLGVLLVAWVFRVTAFAVRDDWIGAAAIARIQGPVVIAVVVVFYVALLATAVWPRERQAKGEFRKGTEGDWKGSDANDESRNR, encoded by the coding sequence ATGGGGGACTCGAACGACGATACGTTTGATCCGACGACGCCCGAACAGCGGGAGATCGGTCGCGAGATGGTCGACGAGAGCACGGGTCTCGGCTCGGTGATGGCCCACGCGTACCGGGGGGAACTCGGCCGGGTGGACACGTGGCGACAGCGCCTCGACCAGACGACGACGTGGGCGGTGACGGTGATGGCAGCGATCCTGACGTGGGCGTTCGCGAGCCCCGACAACCCTCACTACATCCTGTTGATCGGGATCGTGGTCGTCACGGTCTTCCTCGGCATCGAGGCGCGGCGGTACCGGGACTACGACGTCTTTCGGGCACGCGCTCGGATGCTTCAGGAGAACCTGATCGCAACTGCCCTGGACCCGTCACGGGACGTCGAACGCGCCGACTGGCGAGTAGAACTGAGTCAGGACTACCGTGAGCCGACCGTGAAAGTGTCGATGCAGGAGGCCCTCGCAAACCGCCTGCGGCGCGTGTATCTCGCGTTGCTCGGCGTTCTCCTCGTTGCGTGGGTGTTCAGAGTAACCGCGTTCGCGGTGCGCGATGACTGGATCGGAGCCGCCGCGATCGCTCGAATCCAGGGACCGGTCGTGATCGCGGTCGTCGTCGTGTTCTACGTGGCGCTGCTCGCGACCGCGGTGTGGCCGCGGGAACGCCAGGCGAAAGGCGAATTCCGCAAAGGAACGGAGGGCGACTGGAAGGGTTCGGACGCGAACGACGAGTCGCGAAATCGGTGA
- a CDS encoding inorganic phosphate transporter yields MVSLLAVAGVAVAVFVGFNIGGSSTGVAFGPAVGARLLRKATAAALFVGFAFLGAWTVGRNVIATMSSSIVPAAQFTPVASVAVLFFTGGSLLISNLYGVPASTSMTAVGAIVGLGLATDSLNQALMFTILSAWIVAPLLSFLVGLVVGRYAYPYLDRYVAFTQFDLHFVQLDRSGRVPRPYLNPRASPRDVVGSVSVVVIACYMAFSAGASNAANAVAPLVGEGGTLTVDQGVLLAVLAFGLGGFTIARRTLETVGDDITELPVLASLIVSVVGGTVITILSAYGIPASLAVSTTSTIIGLGWGRASRARTLAELATPTPEPSDVEVSTGALVTSRAEDAPTGPTIGDVARQEATAEKPDELPDIPDVGAEGPADLDEKSLFDPMAAKRIVTMWVLTPSLAVATSYPVFMFLL; encoded by the coding sequence ATGGTGTCGCTACTTGCTGTCGCCGGGGTCGCGGTCGCCGTCTTTGTCGGATTCAACATCGGCGGTTCGTCGACGGGCGTGGCGTTCGGGCCGGCCGTCGGCGCCCGCCTCCTCAGGAAAGCGACCGCGGCAGCCCTGTTCGTCGGGTTCGCGTTCCTCGGGGCCTGGACCGTCGGCCGGAACGTCATCGCGACGATGAGCAGCAGTATCGTTCCGGCGGCGCAGTTCACCCCGGTCGCGAGCGTCGCCGTCCTGTTTTTCACCGGCGGCTCGCTGCTGATCTCGAATCTCTACGGCGTTCCGGCGTCGACGTCGATGACGGCGGTCGGGGCCATCGTCGGCCTCGGCCTCGCGACGGACTCGCTCAATCAGGCGCTGATGTTCACGATCCTCTCGGCGTGGATCGTCGCACCGCTGCTGAGTTTCCTCGTCGGACTCGTGGTCGGTCGCTACGCGTACCCGTATCTCGACCGCTACGTCGCGTTCACGCAGTTCGACCTGCACTTCGTGCAGCTCGACCGGTCCGGACGGGTTCCGCGACCGTACCTGAATCCGCGTGCGTCACCGCGGGACGTGGTCGGGTCGGTATCCGTCGTGGTCATCGCGTGTTACATGGCGTTCTCCGCGGGGGCGTCGAACGCGGCGAACGCCGTGGCCCCCCTCGTCGGTGAGGGCGGGACGCTCACCGTCGACCAGGGCGTCCTGCTCGCGGTGCTGGCTTTCGGGCTGGGTGGGTTCACCATCGCCCGTCGGACGCTGGAGACGGTCGGGGACGACATCACCGAGCTGCCGGTGCTCGCGTCGCTGATCGTCTCGGTCGTCGGCGGAACGGTGATCACGATCCTGTCCGCCTATGGGATCCCCGCTAGCCTCGCGGTGAGTACGACCTCGACGATCATCGGGCTCGGCTGGGGGCGTGCAAGCCGGGCGAGGACGCTCGCGGAGCTAGCGACGCCGACACCCGAGCCGTCGGACGTCGAGGTCTCGACCGGTGCGCTCGTCACGTCCCGCGCCGAGGACGCGCCGACCGGCCCAACCATCGGTGATGTCGCCCGCCAGGAGGCCACGGCCGAGAAACCCGACGAACTCCCGGACATCCCAGACGTCGGTGCGGAGGGCCCGGCGGACCTCGACGAGAAGAGCCTGTTTGACCCGATGGCGGCCAAACGCATCGTGACGATGTGGGTGCTGACGCCGTCGCTGGCAGTCGCCACCTCCTACCCGGTGTTCATGTTCTTGCTGTAA
- a CDS encoding GNAT family N-acetyltransferase, whose protein sequence is MELVEATRDDLDALVARWAALAESMESFDELNELVDAAADDVAEAGFREQLDDERVTDYLVVHEDEPIGYVKLREDHHPSRQYAHALRIVDLYIDEARRNRGHGTDVVERVKAVARRRGCDHLKVACDWRNDAARRFYRDTGFRPKQVEYAQPLE, encoded by the coding sequence ATGGAACTCGTCGAAGCCACCCGCGACGACCTCGATGCGCTCGTCGCTCGCTGGGCTGCGCTCGCGGAGTCGATGGAGTCGTTCGATGAGTTGAACGAACTCGTCGACGCGGCCGCCGACGACGTCGCCGAAGCCGGCTTCCGCGAGCAGCTCGACGACGAACGCGTCACCGACTACCTCGTCGTCCACGAGGACGAGCCCATCGGCTACGTGAAACTCCGCGAGGACCACCACCCCTCCCGACAGTACGCACACGCCCTTCGCATCGTCGACCTGTACATCGACGAGGCCCGACGAAACCGCGGCCACGGCACGGACGTCGTCGAACGCGTCAAAGCGGTGGCCCGGCGACGAGGCTGTGACCACCTCAAAGTCGCCTGTGACTGGCGGAACGACGCTGCGCGACGCTTCTACCGAGACACGGGGTTCCGACCGAAGCAAGTCGAATACGCGCAACCGTTGGAGTGA
- the twy1 gene encoding 4-demethylwyosine synthase TYW1 has product MSDSDGPKQVGNPDYHSENHTAAQTCGWTANALRGEGKCYKYIFYGIESHRCMQMTPVVKCNERCVFCWRDHAGHAYELGDVEWDDPAAVADASVELQQKLLSGFGGNDEVPREVFEQAMEPRHVAISLDGEPTLYPHLPELIEEFHDRDITTFLVSNGTNPEMLDRCDPTQLYVSVDAAERHTFDEVVKPVDDDAWERLVDTMDVLADKDDTRTVLRTTLVNGQNMRDPDWYAGFYRRADPDFVELKAYMHVGHSQGRLDRDSMPDHEDVLAFAEDVAEHMPDHDEIRGVPESRVALLAREQDTWVPKLKKGSEFWERDPVVGD; this is encoded by the coding sequence ATGAGCGACTCGGACGGGCCGAAACAGGTCGGCAACCCCGACTACCACAGCGAGAACCACACGGCCGCCCAGACGTGTGGCTGGACGGCCAACGCCCTGCGCGGCGAGGGGAAGTGTTACAAGTACATCTTCTACGGCATCGAGTCCCACCGCTGCATGCAGATGACGCCGGTCGTCAAGTGCAACGAGCGCTGCGTGTTCTGCTGGCGCGACCACGCGGGCCACGCGTACGAACTCGGCGACGTGGAGTGGGACGACCCCGCCGCCGTCGCGGACGCGAGCGTCGAACTCCAGCAGAAACTGCTCTCGGGCTTCGGCGGCAACGACGAGGTGCCCCGAGAGGTGTTCGAGCAGGCGATGGAGCCCCGGCACGTCGCCATCAGCCTGGACGGCGAGCCGACGCTGTACCCGCACCTCCCGGAACTGATCGAGGAGTTCCACGACCGCGACATCACCACGTTCCTCGTCTCGAACGGGACGAACCCGGAGATGCTGGATCGCTGTGACCCCACCCAGCTGTACGTCAGCGTCGACGCGGCCGAGCGGCACACGTTCGACGAGGTGGTCAAGCCCGTCGACGACGACGCCTGGGAGCGCCTCGTCGACACGATGGACGTGCTGGCCGACAAGGACGACACCCGGACCGTCCTGCGGACGACGCTCGTGAACGGACAAAACATGCGCGACCCGGACTGGTACGCCGGGTTCTACCGGAGGGCCGACCCCGACTTCGTGGAGCTGAAGGCGTACATGCACGTCGGCCACTCCCAGGGGCGGCTCGACCGCGACTCGATGCCCGACCACGAGGACGTGCTGGCCTTCGCCGAGGACGTGGCCGAGCACATGCCCGACCACGACGAGATCCGCGGCGTGCCGGAGTCCCGCGTCGCGCTGCTCGCCCGCGAGCAGGACACCTGGGTGCCGAAGCTGAAGAAGGGCAGCGAGTTCTGGGAGCGCGACCCGGTCGTCGGCGACTGA